TGATCGACCAGAGGGAGAACTCGCGACCGTTCGTGAGCAGGGCGAGCGGCACCTTCGCGTCCCGCGCCTGGCTCGCGAGCTTGCCGAGGTCGCTCACGTTCGCCGTCCGCTCGCGCACGTCGAGGAACAGGCGCGGCTGGCCCTCGTTGTTGAACAGCGCGTAGTCGATCGGGCCGTCGCCGCCCGGGACCGGGTAGTCGAGGAACACCTGCTTCTTGTCGTCGGGGTTCCAACCGAGGGCGACGAGGAACGGATTGACGATCCAGTGACGGATCTGCGCCTCGGTGACGTCCTCGACGTCCCGGAGCACCTCGCCGGCCACCTGGCTGAAATCGCTCAATCGGCGACTGAGATCCGTCGCTTCCATCGGCGACTACACGAAGCCTCGACCATTAAAAACTGCCGTAGCGCGCGCCACCGGGCCCTCGGTAGCGGGCCGCCTCCGACTCGAGGAACGGAGCGACGGTCTCGAGCGGACGGTCGAGCCCCGAGTAGGCGGGAACGCCGAGGAGATCGGACAGCAGCCATTCGACCTCGTAGGCGTAGAGCCGGCGCGAACCGAGCGCCTCGAGCAGGCGGGCGAGCCGCACGGAGCCGGTGGGACTGAACCGGACGTAGCGCGGCGCCCGGCCCAGGCTGGCGAAGAGGCGGTCGGTGAGCTCGCGGTAGCGCCAGCGCTCGGGTCCGCCGGCCTCCACCGTGTGCGAGGCGTCCAGCGCGAGCTCGTGACGCAGGATGCGGGCCACGTCGCGCGCGCTGATCGGGCTCAGGTGGTACCCTCCCTCGCCGAACATCGGGAAACGGTGGTAGCGCGCGATCGTGGCGAGCATCACGGTGAGGAGCTTGTCCCGCGGGCCGAAGAGCATGGAGGCGCGCACGACCGAGAAGGAGAGGCCGCTGTTCGCGAGCGCGCGGTCCACGGCCCGCTTCTCGATGAGGTAGGGCAGCCCCCGCTCGAGCGGCTCGGGCGCGGCCGGCACGCTCAGCTGCACCCAGCGACGGACCCCGAGTTCGCGCGAGGCGCGGATCAACCGCTCGAGGCCCTCCCGGAGCCGCCGGAATCGGGACCGGGACGCCTGGCGGTACCAGGCGAGGTTCACGACGGCGTCAACGCCGTCCAGGATCGACTCCCAGTCGGCGAGCTCGGCGGCGTCCGCCCGGATCCACTCGACGCCCGCCGCGGCTTCGCCCGGGTCGGGGTGCCGGTGCACGGACCGCAGGCGGTGGTCCCCCCGGAACTCCTCGAGGACCGCCCGGCCGGCGAGCCCGCCGCAACCTCCGACGACGAGCAGCCGCGGGCCGTCGGTCGCCCCCGTCATGCGGGGGCCAGGCCGGGGCGGTCGGGCGCGGCGACCTCGGCCGCCGGTCCTCCCGGAGCGAAGCGCCCGAGCCAGGCGTCGACGACCGGTCGCTTCGCGCCCGCGAGCGGCACGGGTCGGCCGATCTCCCGTGCGATGGACGTCATCCGCGCCCCGCTCATCCCGCACGGCTGGAAGCGCTGGAACGGCGCGAGATCGAGATCGACGTTCAGGGCGAAGCCGTGGAACGTGACCCAGTGATCCACCGCGATCCCGATCGAGGCGATCTTGCGGGCCCCGTCGACCCAGACGCCTCGCTGGCCGGCGACGTGGCCCGCCCGGACGCCCCACGTGGCGAGGGCCTCCACCAGGCCGGCCTCGAGCTCCTGCACGAACCGCCGGACGTCCCGGCCCCGGGGCGCCAGGTCGACGATCGGGTAGCCGACGAGCTGGCCCGGACCGTGGTAGGTCGCGTGCCCGCCCCGCTCGACCGACACGACGGGTAGGCCGCTCGCCGCTGCGCCGCCGTCGTCGCCCTGGACCCCGACGGTCACGACCGGTGGGTGCTCGACCAGGATCAGCGTGTCGGGGATCCGCCCGGCGCGTCGCTCGAGCACGAGCGCCCGCATATCGGTGAGCGACGGCCCGTAGTCGCGTCGTCCCCAGTCACGGACCGCGGGCATCCAACCTCCGCTGCGCCACGTGCATCGGCTCGCCGAGCCAGAGGAGCGCGGCCTCCCCGAGGGCCTCGCTGAACGTCGGGTGCGGGTGGATCGTCAGCGCGACGTCGCGCACCGTGGCCCCCATCTCCAGCGCGAGCGCGGCTTCCGAGACGAAGCCGCCCGCGTCCTCGCCCGCCGCTTGGACCCCGAGGAGTCGACCGGTGCCGTCGTCCCCGACGATCTTGAGCCAGCCGCCCGTGGCGTGGCTCGCGTGGGCCCGGCCCAGCGCGGCGTAGGGAAAGCGGGCGTCGCGCGCGGCCATGCCGTTCGCGGCGGCCTCCGCCTTCGTCCAGCCGACGGTCGCGAGCTCGGGCGTCGTGAAGACGACGCTGGGCATCGCGCGAAAGTCGAAGCGCGTGGCCCGACCGGCGAACGCCTCGGCGGCGACGATCCCCTCCCGGTAGGACTTGTGGGCGAGCATCGGGGGCCGCGCCACGTCCCCCGCCGCGAAGATGTGCGGAACGTTCGTGCGCAGCTGCGCGTCGACCCCGATGAACCCGGTCTTCGGGTCGGCCGCCACCCCCGCGTCCTCGAGGCCGAGTTCGCGGCTCGCCGGGCGCTTGCCCACCGTGACGAACAGCCGCTCCGCCGTCAGCCGCTCGGTCCCCTGGGCGCCCTCGACCGTCAGCTCGACCGAGTCCGCGGACCGGGCGAGACCGGTCGCCCTCGTCGCGACCCGCAGGCCCACCCCGAGCCGGCCCAGCGTGCTCGCCAGCTCGCGCGCGAGCTCCGGGTCGATGCCCGGTAGGATCTGGGGCATCAGCTCGACGATCGTGACCGCGACGCCCACGCGCGCGAGGAACTCGCCAAGCTCGCAGCCGCTCACGCCGCCGCCGAGGATCAGCATCGAGCGCGGCAGGGAGTCGAGCTCGAGCAGGTCCCAGGCGTTGACGACCTGGCGGCCGTCCGTCTCGAAGCCCGGTAGGCTCGCGTGGACCGCGCCGGTCGCGATCAGCGCGCCGTCGAAGTCGACGCGCTCGTGGCCGCCGTCCGGCGCCGTGACGTCCGCGGAGTGGGGTCCGGTGAAGCGGGCCTCGCCGGGGAGCACCGCGACGCCCGCGGCCTTGAGGAGCGTGGCGACGCCCTGTCGCTCCTTCGCCACGACCGCCTGCTTCCAGCGCATCGTCGCCGCGAGGTCGAAGCGCGCGTCGGGCGCGATGACGCCGACCTCCGGTCCCTCGTTCCGGACCGCGTCGTAGAGGAGGGAGGCGTGGATGAGGGCCTTGGAAGGGATGCAGCCGCGGTTGAGGCATTCGCCGCCGAGATCGCGCCGCTCCACCAGGACGACCTTCTTTCCGAGCTGACCGGCGCGGATCGCGCCCATGTAGCCGGCGGGACCGCCGCCCACGACCAGGAGCTCGGCCTTGCGCGCGTAGGTGCCGGCCACGTCCCTACCTCCTAGCGGCTCCCGCCCGATCGGGGGACGCCTCCGCCGCATAGACGTCTTCGGTGAGGGAGGCCGGCGCCGGAGGACCGGTCGCTTCCGCCGCGTCGATCGCCGCCCGGATCTCAGCGTCCACTTCCTCACGGACCCGGTCGATGGCGGCGTCGTCGAGCAGCGCGTTCGCGCGCATCCAGTGCTCGAGCCGGGCGACCGGGTCGTGCGCGGCGGCCCGGGCCGACCAGTCGGCGGGCTGGTAGCGGCTCGGGTCGTCGGAGCTCGAGTGCGGCGTCATCCGGTAGAGCACGAACTCGAGCAGCGTCGGGCCGGCACCCTCCCGGGCCCGCCGGAGCGCCCCCGCGAGCGCGGCGTACGATGCCACGAAGTCCGTCCCGTCCACACGGCCGCCGCCGAACCCGTACTCGGCGGCCTTGCCCGCGAGCGTCGGGGCCGCGGTCTGGTGGCTCACGGGCACCGAGATCGCCCATTGGTTGTTCGTGCAGCAGAAGACGACCGGCACCCCGAGGACGCCCGCGAAGTTCAGCCCCCCGTGGAAGTCGTTCGAGCTCGTGGCGCCGTCGCCGAAGAAGGCGAGCACGGCGCCGGGCGCACGCCCCCGCCGCAGCGCATAGGCGAGCCCTACGGCCTGGGAGATCTGGGTGCCGATGACCGAGGACATCGACACGTAGTGGACCTCGCGCGCGGTCGGGTGGCAGGGCATGTTGCGACCGCGACCGGGGTCGGCGTCGTCCGCGAAGAGGTGGTGGGCGTACGCGAGCAGCGGGTGCCCGCGCACGAGCGCCACCAGCTGCTCGCGCAGCCCCGGGAACACCCAGTCGTCCCGCACGCTCGCGAGGCCGGCGGCGACGTTGACGGCCTCCTGGCCGGTCGCGGCGCCGTAGAAGCCGACCCGTCCCTGGCGCTGGAGCGCCTGCATGCGTGCGTCGAGCGTCCGGGCGAGCCGCATCCAGCGGTAGGCGAGGTGGAGCGTGTCGACCCAGCCCGGGCCGAGCTCCTGCTCGACCGCTGGCGGGCCGTACGGCAGCGGCTCGAGTTGCGGAGCGCCGCTCATCGCATGTCGGCGAACAGCTGGTGCGGATCCTCGAGGCCGGCCCTCACCGTCTGCAGGAACTCCGCACCGGTGATCCCGTCGAGCACCCGGTGGTCGAGGGTCAGCGACAGGTTCATGAGATCCGCGGGCCCGAGCGATCCGTCCGCGCGGTAGATCGGACGCCGGCGGATCTTGTGGACCCCGAGGATCCCCACCTCCGGATAGTTGAGGATCGGCGTCGCGAGCACCCCGCCCAGCGCGCCGAGGCTCGTGATCGTGAACGTGCTGCCGGTCAGCTCCGCGCGGGCGAGCTTGCCGGCGCGACCCCGCTCTCCGAGGTCCTGGATCTCCCGGGCCAGCTGGGCGAGGCTCTTCTGGTCGGCGTTCCGGACCACCGGTACGATCAGACCGTCCGGGGCGGCCGTGGCGATGCCGATGTGGTAGGCCGATCGGACGACCAGCTCGCCCCGCGCATCGTCCATCGTCGCGTTCAGGGTCGGATGGGCGCGCAACCCGGCGATCACGGCCTTGACGATGAACGGCAGGTAGCGCAGTTGGACGCCGTCGCGCTCGATGTGCTTGGCCATGCGGTCCCGCAGCAGGATCAGCTCGGTGACATCGATCTCCTCGACGTAGGTGAACGGTGCGGGGCGATGGCTCGCTTCCGTCATGTGCTCGGAGATCGCGCGACGCATCCCTCGGATCGGGATGCGCTGCGCCACGTCGGGCAGGTCTGCGGGCATCGGGGTCGCGGGCGGCGCGGGCGATGCGGACGGCGGCGGAGTCGCAGCGAGCGCGGTAGGCACAGGACCGGCCGCCGCAACACCGGTGGCGCCGGCGAGGTCTGCCTCGACGATCCGTCCGCCCGGTCCGCTGCCCCGGATCTGGGAGAGATCGATCCCCCGCTCGAGCGCGAGGCGGCGCAGGTACGGCGAGGCCGCCACAGAGGTCCCTGCCGTGGCGGCTGCGGCGGTGGTGGCGGGGGTGGGGGCCCTCGCGCCGGCGGCGACCGCGTGCGCCGGGCTCGGCCCTGCCGCCGGGCTGGCGCGGGGGGACGCCCCGGGCGCCTCCTCGATCGTGACGAGCAACCCGCCGACCTTCACCTTCTCGCCGACCTGGGCGTGGAGCCGGGCGATGCGACCGGCG
This is a stretch of genomic DNA from Thermoplasmata archaeon. It encodes these proteins:
- a CDS encoding NAD(P)H-binding protein, with translation MTGATDGPRLLVVGGCGGLAGRAVLEEFRGDHRLRSVHRHPDPGEAAAGVEWIRADAAELADWESILDGVDAVVNLAWYRQASRSRFRRLREGLERLIRASRELGVRRWVQLSVPAAPEPLERGLPYLIEKRAVDRALANSGLSFSVVRASMLFGPRDKLLTVMLATIARYHRFPMFGEGGYHLSPISARDVARILRHELALDASHTVEAGGPERWRYRELTDRLFASLGRAPRYVRFSPTGSVRLARLLEALGSRRLYAYEVEWLLSDLLGVPAYSGLDRPLETVAPFLESEAARYRGPGGARYGSF
- the lipB gene encoding lipoyl(octanoyl) transferase LipB, producing the protein MPAVRDWGRRDYGPSLTDMRALVLERRAGRIPDTLILVEHPPVVTVGVQGDDGGAAASGLPVVSVERGGHATYHGPGQLVGYPIVDLAPRGRDVRRFVQELEAGLVEALATWGVRAGHVAGQRGVWVDGARKIASIGIAVDHWVTFHGFALNVDLDLAPFQRFQPCGMSGARMTSIAREIGRPVPLAGAKRPVVDAWLGRFAPGGPAAEVAAPDRPGLAPA
- the lpdA gene encoding dihydrolipoyl dehydrogenase, with amino-acid sequence MAGTYARKAELLVVGGGPAGYMGAIRAGQLGKKVVLVERRDLGGECLNRGCIPSKALIHASLLYDAVRNEGPEVGVIAPDARFDLAATMRWKQAVVAKERQGVATLLKAAGVAVLPGEARFTGPHSADVTAPDGGHERVDFDGALIATGAVHASLPGFETDGRQVVNAWDLLELDSLPRSMLILGGGVSGCELGEFLARVGVAVTIVELMPQILPGIDPELARELASTLGRLGVGLRVATRATGLARSADSVELTVEGAQGTERLTAERLFVTVGKRPASRELGLEDAGVAADPKTGFIGVDAQLRTNVPHIFAAGDVARPPMLAHKSYREGIVAAEAFAGRATRFDFRAMPSVVFTTPELATVGWTKAEAAANGMAARDARFPYAALGRAHASHATGGWLKIVGDDGTGRLLGVQAAGEDAGGFVSEAALALEMGATVRDVALTIHPHPTFSEALGEAALLWLGEPMHVAQRRLDARGP
- a CDS encoding thiamine pyrophosphate-dependent enzyme translates to MSGAPQLEPLPYGPPAVEQELGPGWVDTLHLAYRWMRLARTLDARMQALQRQGRVGFYGAATGQEAVNVAAGLASVRDDWVFPGLREQLVALVRGHPLLAYAHHLFADDADPGRGRNMPCHPTAREVHYVSMSSVIGTQISQAVGLAYALRRGRAPGAVLAFFGDGATSSNDFHGGLNFAGVLGVPVVFCCTNNQWAISVPVSHQTAAPTLAGKAAEYGFGGGRVDGTDFVASYAALAGALRRAREGAGPTLLEFVLYRMTPHSSSDDPSRYQPADWSARAAAHDPVARLEHWMRANALLDDAAIDRVREEVDAEIRAAIDAAEATGPPAPASLTEDVYAAEASPDRAGAARR
- a CDS encoding dihydrolipoamide acetyltransferase family protein, producing the protein MAFEFRLPDIGEGVAEGEVVQWFVKEGDSIAEDAPLVSVLTDKANVEIPSPRAGRIARLHAQVGEKVKVGGLLVTIEEAPGASPRASPAAGPSPAHAVAAGARAPTPATTAAAATAGTSVAASPYLRRLALERGIDLSQIRGSGPGGRIVEADLAGATGVAAAGPVPTALAATPPPSASPAPPATPMPADLPDVAQRIPIRGMRRAISEHMTEASHRPAPFTYVEEIDVTELILLRDRMAKHIERDGVQLRYLPFIVKAVIAGLRAHPTLNATMDDARGELVVRSAYHIGIATAAPDGLIVPVVRNADQKSLAQLAREIQDLGERGRAGKLARAELTGSTFTITSLGALGGVLATPILNYPEVGILGVHKIRRRPIYRADGSLGPADLMNLSLTLDHRVLDGITGAEFLQTVRAGLEDPHQLFADMR